A single region of the Microbulbifer sp. MKSA007 genome encodes:
- a CDS encoding LemA family protein yields MGSTGLIVLAVVIALFFFIISIFNKLVSLKNHSENAFAQIEIQLKRRHDLVPNLVESARAYLNHERETLEAVISARNTAISDLKSAAKNPTNPAAIDKLGRAESLLNSALGRLNMVIEAYPELKADQTLRELNEELNSTENRVAFARQAFNDCVTSYNIYKQSFPPVFLAGFFGHRANAQLLEFADSETFQVAPRIEF; encoded by the coding sequence ATGGGGTCTACGGGACTTATTGTGCTGGCGGTGGTCATCGCACTGTTCTTTTTCATCATCAGTATCTTTAACAAACTGGTTTCACTGAAAAACCACAGCGAAAATGCTTTTGCGCAGATAGAGATACAGTTAAAGCGACGCCACGACCTGGTACCAAATCTGGTAGAGAGTGCCAGGGCATACCTAAATCACGAGAGGGAAACCCTGGAAGCGGTAATCAGTGCGCGTAATACCGCAATTTCAGACCTTAAATCTGCCGCTAAAAACCCTACCAATCCGGCCGCTATCGATAAGCTCGGCCGCGCAGAAAGCCTTCTCAACAGCGCTCTGGGTCGCCTGAATATGGTGATTGAGGCCTACCCGGAATTGAAAGCCGACCAGACCCTTCGCGAACTCAACGAGGAGTTAAACAGCACCGAAAACCGCGTGGCATTTGCACGCCAAGCTTTTAACGACTGCGTCACCAGCTACAACATCTACAAGCAGAGCTTCCCCCCAGTATTTCTGGCCGGCTTTTTTGGCCACAGAGCCAACGCCCAACTGCTTGAGTTCGCAGACTCAGAAACCTTTCAAGTCGCGCCACGTATCGAGTTTTAA
- a CDS encoding M48 family metallopeptidase: MNFYVHQDKAKHSSRLLVFLFSLALIALISLSTLATAAMVSLSRGQPFTPFEVVQLLGWETLGSIAFVIGTVVIPGSLYKFHQLSPGGKAVAESLGGHKLNTSARTEREKRALNVVEEIAIAAGIPVPDVYIIEDSTINAFAAGQNPTNAIIGLTRGSLEKLTREELQGVVAHEFSHILNGDIRLNTQITGLLHGILIIGLLGQLLIRSPAPHRRVTPIRYPLLGLGITLIILGYTGTLIGNLIKAAVSRQREFLADASAVQFTRNNLGIANALKKIGGRDLGSELSSPNAAEFNHMLFAVGVKHSLLSLFATHPPLPVRIKRLEPAWNGLFANTEEQVKSEAQTVKPSELQNPQFAMAAPTTPFQAALDAVDNSIAKPDTHQVELGHQLLGSIPPLIQQAAHEPFTARALVYYLLLHKDKTERDKQLNLLEKIAHPAVIREMKKLTPHMESLPSNARLALIDLCIPALRALVPQQYQIFKRNLIKLLHSDGKVEVWEWALYRVLMHALDGAPDRQRLSHSKHANKDASRFIIAAIAHAGNSQYLPAKRAYEKGLSALRLEITPLPGIADITLPRLDKAIAIASLIPPLEKPDLLKAIVITLNHNGVIKAEEIELLRAVADSLDCPMPPIIDKSR; encoded by the coding sequence ATGAACTTTTACGTTCATCAGGACAAAGCCAAGCACAGCAGTCGTTTGCTGGTTTTCCTCTTCAGCCTGGCCCTCATTGCCCTAATTAGTTTGAGTACCCTGGCTACGGCGGCCATGGTGTCACTGTCTCGCGGCCAACCATTTACTCCCTTTGAAGTTGTGCAACTTCTGGGCTGGGAGACCCTTGGCTCAATAGCCTTTGTCATCGGTACCGTCGTTATTCCGGGCAGTCTGTACAAGTTCCATCAATTATCCCCTGGGGGAAAGGCTGTGGCGGAATCCCTGGGAGGGCACAAACTTAATACTTCCGCGCGGACTGAGCGGGAAAAGAGAGCACTCAATGTTGTGGAAGAGATCGCTATTGCAGCAGGTATTCCGGTACCCGATGTCTACATCATTGAGGACAGCACCATCAATGCCTTTGCCGCTGGCCAAAACCCTACCAACGCCATTATTGGCCTGACGCGGGGCTCCTTGGAAAAGCTTACCCGGGAGGAACTACAGGGAGTTGTTGCCCACGAGTTCAGTCATATTCTCAATGGAGACATTCGTCTAAACACCCAAATCACCGGGCTGCTCCACGGAATCTTAATTATTGGACTTTTGGGGCAGCTCCTTATCAGAAGCCCAGCACCCCACAGGCGCGTAACCCCCATAAGATATCCGCTACTAGGCCTGGGAATAACTCTGATTATCCTCGGCTACACCGGTACGCTAATCGGCAACCTGATCAAGGCCGCTGTCAGTCGGCAACGGGAGTTTCTTGCCGATGCCTCCGCAGTACAATTTACTCGCAACAACCTCGGTATTGCCAACGCACTGAAAAAGATCGGTGGCCGCGATTTAGGCTCAGAACTCAGCAGCCCCAACGCAGCAGAGTTTAACCATATGTTGTTCGCGGTTGGGGTAAAACACTCGCTGCTCAGCCTTTTTGCCACTCACCCTCCACTACCGGTGCGTATAAAGAGGTTAGAACCCGCCTGGAACGGCCTATTCGCCAATACGGAAGAACAGGTAAAAAGTGAAGCCCAGACTGTAAAACCCAGTGAATTGCAAAATCCTCAGTTCGCCATGGCCGCTCCTACAACGCCTTTCCAGGCTGCTCTGGATGCGGTGGACAACAGCATTGCCAAACCAGATACACACCAAGTTGAGCTTGGGCATCAACTGCTGGGTTCTATTCCACCTCTGATCCAACAGGCTGCACACGAACCTTTTACCGCCCGGGCACTGGTTTACTACCTTCTTCTGCACAAGGATAAAACCGAGCGAGACAAACAGCTAAACCTCTTGGAGAAAATTGCCCACCCCGCTGTTATCCGCGAGATGAAAAAACTCACACCACATATGGAATCACTGCCGAGCAACGCCCGCCTCGCATTGATAGACCTATGTATCCCGGCCTTGCGTGCCCTAGTCCCTCAGCAGTACCAGATCTTTAAACGAAACCTTATCAAGCTTCTACACAGCGATGGGAAAGTTGAAGTTTGGGAGTGGGCCTTATACCGGGTATTAATGCACGCGCTCGACGGCGCTCCAGATCGACAGCGCCTCTCCCACAGCAAACATGCCAACAAAGATGCTTCACGATTTATCATTGCAGCCATCGCCCATGCGGGAAACAGCCAATACCTTCCAGCAAAACGTGCTTATGAGAAGGGACTCAGTGCTCTCAGGCTTGAAATAACCCCGCTACCCGGCATCGCTGATATCACCCTGCCACGACTGGACAAGGCCATTGCAATCGCCAGCCTTATACCGCCCCTGGAGAAACCCGACTTACTGAAAGCGATTGTGATCACCTTGAATCACAATGGGGTAATTAAAGCGGAGGAGATCGAACTGTTAAGGGCCGTCGCTGACAGCCTGGACTGCCCTATGCCACCGATTATCGATAAGTCTAGGTAG
- a CDS encoding Yip1 family protein, translating into MPLLALIPTVAGYFGVTRVGFQVGGHLAKLTPESAAVLSVVTYFALLVGVYCLGEFINWMARSYGVEGDEPTRHYEGTALAVFITTPIFLASIVVLYPHPWLTMASVGIAGMYSIYLVFAGIPILMNMNKDRAFLYACAVLTVALVMMVTVLIGSVILWSVGIGPVYQHHAY; encoded by the coding sequence GTGCCGCTTCTGGCGTTGATTCCTACTGTGGCCGGTTACTTTGGGGTTACCCGGGTAGGCTTTCAGGTTGGGGGACATCTAGCAAAGCTGACACCTGAAAGTGCAGCTGTTCTGTCGGTTGTTACTTACTTTGCATTGCTGGTTGGCGTCTATTGCCTCGGAGAGTTTATTAACTGGATGGCGCGATCCTACGGGGTTGAGGGCGATGAGCCCACGCGCCATTATGAAGGGACGGCACTTGCGGTGTTTATTACTACGCCAATCTTCCTGGCGAGTATCGTCGTCCTTTATCCGCACCCCTGGCTCACGATGGCGTCGGTAGGCATTGCCGGGATGTATTCTATTTACCTGGTCTTTGCCGGCATTCCGATCCTGATGAATATGAATAAGGATCGAGCTTTTCTGTATGCCTGTGCAGTATTAACCGTTGCCCTGGTAATGATGGTTACGGTGCTTATTGGCTCCGTCATTTTATGGAGTGTGGGCATCGGGCCGGTTTATCAGCACCACGCCTATTAA
- a CDS encoding GGDEF domain-containing protein yields MPPYLQWLRFIWLPGMLLVLLVAQYLPWIDLTHLYSPQLPVLLLAMAALLSFGFRSSRVALSALLIMALYIAAHSQLLPSLDRDLPLYLSLVAVNLVLFTCSRDRSVFSIFGLLWGLFLLAEGVGFVLLYDCCAPLRLAFPVENLPRGLSGFLPDAFSLPQLIGSVSALGAFALLFLYPGPTAMGLFSCSILLLCSVWLGFPLEFTGSVAGILLVASLLGASYELAFRDELTGLHSRRAFRYQMLTPTWNYSLAMVDIDHFKRLNDRYGHQVGDQALQMVAAQLARHSHGAVFRYGGEEFVIYLPGRSREAKEALLEKIREKISSYPLRLRSSGRLAAGASLRGKGGGRPVKVTVSIGVAHRNKKLKKPENILKAADQALYKAKRSGRNCLSVHS; encoded by the coding sequence ATGCCGCCGTACCTTCAATGGCTGCGCTTTATTTGGCTGCCAGGGATGCTTCTGGTGCTTCTCGTTGCGCAGTATCTTCCCTGGATCGATCTGACCCACTTATACAGTCCGCAGCTGCCTGTGTTGCTATTGGCTATGGCAGCATTGCTCAGTTTTGGTTTTCGCTCAAGCCGGGTTGCGCTTTCAGCGCTGCTTATCATGGCCCTATACATCGCGGCTCACTCCCAGTTGCTCCCCAGCTTGGACAGGGATCTCCCGCTATATCTCTCACTGGTAGCGGTAAATCTTGTTCTCTTTACTTGCAGTCGTGATCGCAGTGTCTTCAGTATTTTTGGGCTGCTGTGGGGCCTGTTTTTGCTGGCTGAGGGGGTGGGTTTTGTCTTGCTCTACGATTGCTGCGCGCCGCTGAGGCTGGCATTTCCGGTCGAGAATTTGCCCAGGGGGTTGTCCGGGTTTTTACCCGACGCATTTTCGTTGCCACAATTGATCGGCAGTGTCTCCGCTCTCGGTGCTTTTGCCTTACTTTTTCTCTACCCTGGCCCCACCGCTATGGGTCTGTTTAGTTGTTCTATTTTGCTGCTGTGCAGTGTTTGGTTGGGCTTTCCTCTCGAGTTTACCGGGTCTGTAGCGGGAATATTGTTGGTCGCTTCGCTGCTTGGGGCCAGTTATGAATTGGCGTTTCGCGATGAGCTGACTGGGCTTCATTCCAGGCGGGCCTTCCGCTATCAGATGCTGACGCCAACATGGAATTACAGCCTTGCCATGGTTGATATCGATCATTTTAAGAGGCTGAATGATCGCTATGGGCACCAAGTGGGTGATCAGGCTTTGCAAATGGTTGCGGCTCAACTCGCGCGCCACTCTCACGGTGCCGTGTTTCGCTATGGTGGCGAGGAGTTTGTTATTTACCTTCCGGGCCGCAGTCGCGAGGCGAAAGAAGCTTTATTGGAAAAAATCAGGGAGAAAATCTCAAGCTACCCGCTGCGCCTAAGGTCATCGGGGCGTCTTGCCGCAGGGGCCTCACTAAGGGGGAAGGGCGGAGGGAGGCCAGTAAAAGTTACTGTGAGTATTGGCGTTGCCCACCGCAATAAAAAACTAAAGAAACCCGAGAATATCCTTAAAGCGGCTGATCAAGCGCTTTATAAAGCAAAGCGCAGCGGGCGAAATTGCCTGTCGGTCCACAGCTGA
- a CDS encoding ClpXP protease specificity-enhancing factor has product MTSNRPYILRAFYEWITDNRCTPYILVDTHLPGVLVPQQHVNDDGQIVLNISESAVASLTMDNYAIRFNARFGGVPTDIQVPVGSVVGIYARENGQGMVFEAEETPEPPEPTPPTSLGKKSVKKPALRVVK; this is encoded by the coding sequence ATGACATCCAATCGTCCCTATATTCTGCGGGCGTTTTACGAGTGGATAACCGATAACCGGTGCACTCCTTATATTCTGGTTGATACGCACCTCCCCGGTGTTTTGGTGCCGCAACAACATGTGAACGACGATGGTCAGATAGTGCTGAACATCTCGGAATCAGCGGTTGCCAGTCTGACTATGGATAATTACGCCATCAGGTTTAACGCCCGTTTTGGCGGGGTTCCGACAGATATCCAAGTTCCAGTGGGGTCTGTGGTCGGAATCTACGCGCGGGAAAACGGACAGGGAATGGTATTTGAGGCCGAGGAAACTCCAGAGCCGCCCGAACCGACGCCACCCACCAGTTTGGGTAAAAAATCGGTGAAAAAACCGGCTCTGCGTGTCGTTAAATAG
- a CDS encoding glutathione S-transferase N-terminal domain-containing protein, with amino-acid sequence MGVPTNKRSSMTFFSDGRSHYSHRVRIVLAEKGVSVDITDVDADDKPAELADLNPYNSLPTLVDRDLVLFETKVMMEYLDERFPHPPLLPVYPVARAQSRQIMHRIERDWCPLVDKILAGGKDAASARKELRDNLVGIAPMFTDLPYFFNEEFSLVDCCMAPLLWRLEQFEISLPKTKQVKPLLDYMDRLFAREAFQQSLTEYEREMR; translated from the coding sequence ATGGGTGTGCCTACCAACAAGCGCTCCTCGATGACCTTCTTCTCCGATGGTCGCAGCCACTATAGCCACCGAGTACGTATCGTACTTGCAGAGAAAGGGGTTTCCGTCGATATCACCGATGTGGACGCCGATGATAAACCAGCTGAACTCGCTGACCTCAATCCTTACAACTCCCTGCCAACCCTGGTAGATCGCGACTTGGTTCTGTTCGAGACCAAAGTGATGATGGAGTATCTGGACGAGCGTTTCCCGCATCCGCCGCTGCTGCCGGTTTACCCGGTTGCCCGCGCGCAGAGCCGCCAGATCATGCATCGTATCGAGCGCGATTGGTGTCCTCTGGTGGACAAGATCCTTGCCGGTGGTAAGGACGCGGCCTCCGCTCGGAAAGAACTGCGCGACAACCTGGTTGGTATCGCTCCGATGTTTACCGACCTGCCGTACTTCTTTAATGAAGAGTTTTCTCTGGTGGATTGCTGCATGGCCCCGCTGTTGTGGCGCCTTGAGCAGTTTGAAATCAGTCTTCCGAAAACCAAGCAGGTTAAGCCGTTGCTGGATTATATGGACCGCCTGTTTGCCCGTGAGGCATTCCAGCAGAGTCTGACCGAATACGAACGGGAAATGCGTTGA